One Corythoichthys intestinalis isolate RoL2023-P3 chromosome 9, ASM3026506v1, whole genome shotgun sequence DNA window includes the following coding sequences:
- the LOC130922177 gene encoding fidgetin-like protein 2 yields MLSPVTPYSLLKMHWSPEHTAPISQWPEQHLDVTSTTSPPSVHKHEPYAPAARRNYAHAAYPWASDDISALTASSLLKRYAEKYSGLELPYERPASGAYPDPGAFLKTESEPWTLSQGIECYPGIEALTGTKVGSGSVGIPTTGSVTVVSSNLASDPGYSAAGSCNAPSSQDYPPAYNSTYLSSGYCPQPGTALPPGPLHSLQAAPTLVPSYSSSTPVYNYPPGCYPQNSLTSSYSHPSASYLPPGISAPTPLAPRPTMAGGSYSYPSHSLGGGVEAGAPLKRKAFEMGEDGQEGAEVEGSRYRKYSNGLSKGNGHGNGYDISGSGSDPQPYKPGKPLMSPPYRGTGDYSPPTGLVVENASGEHSFPHQRMPMKIPASRTHSEDPPGGH; encoded by the coding sequence GCCTATTGAAGATGCACTGGTCTCCGGAGCACACCGCCCCTATATCTCAGTGGCCTGAGCAGCACCTCGACGTCACCTCCACCACTTCACCCCCGTCTGTCCACAAACACGAGCCCTACGCCCCAGCCGCTCGGCGCAATTACGCTCACGCTGCATACCCGTGGGCCAGTGATGACATATCAGCCCTTACTGCTTCTTCTCTCCTCAAGCGCTATGCGGAGAAGTACTCGGGACTGGAGCTGCCCTACGAGCGTCCGGCTTCGGGGGCCTACCCCGACCCCGGAGCTTTTCTCAAAACAGAATCAGAACCCTGGACTCTAAGCCAGGGCATCGAGTGCTACCCCGGGATCGAAGCGTTGACTGGCACCAAGGTGGGCTCTGGATCTGTGGGCATTCCGACCACAGGAAGTGTGACTGTTGTTAGCAGTAACTTAGCCTCGGATCCGGGCTACAGTGCTGCGGGCTCCTGCAATGCCCCGTCATCCCAGGACTATCCTCCAGCCTACAACAGCACCTACTTGTCCTCAGGATACTGCCCTCAACCTGGCACAGCACTTCCCCCTGGCCCCCTACACTCTTTGCAGGCCGCACCCACTCTCGTGCCCAGCTATAGCTCCAGCACTCCAGTCTACAACTACCCGCCAGGCTGCTATCCCCAAAACAGTCTCACTTCCAGTTACAGCCACCCCAGTGCCTCCTACTTACCCCCAGGAATAAGCGCCCCTACACCTCTGGCTCCCAGACCCACAATGGCGGGCGGCAGTTACAGCTACCCTTCGCACAGCCTTGGAGGGGGCGTCGAAGCTGGAGCACCGCTGAAACGCAAGGCCTTCGAGATGGGAGAAGATGGACAAGAAGGAGCTGAGGTGGAGGGATCGCGTTATAGAAAATACAGCAACGGTCTTAGCAAAGGCAACGGGCACGGCAACGGCTACGACATAAGTGGCTCCGGTTCAGATCCGCAGCCCTACAAACCCGGCAAGCCGCTAATGTCACCTCCTTATCGCGGAACAGGGGACTACAGCCCCCCGACCGGCCTTGTGGTAGAGAATGCTTCCGGGGAACACAGCTTTCCTCATCAGAGAATGCCTATGAAGATACCGGCATCACGCACGCATTCTGAGGACCCCCCCGGGGGCCACTAA